In Micromonospora sp. LH3U1, one genomic interval encodes:
- a CDS encoding DUF1697 domain-containing protein: protein MTRYVALLRGVNVGTTRLAMADLRRIVTDLGHDDVKTYLQSGNVAFGSTVRDAEKLAAGIERALADELALTVPVLVRSGRELAAVAGGNPFVDREDDPKRLLVAFLRTAPTQSTVDGLSVPGGENVSFTVTGREVFLHYVDDGYGRSRFNNMYLEKKLGVVATTRNWKSVRALAEMAAT, encoded by the coding sequence ATGACCCGCTACGTCGCCCTGCTGCGCGGGGTCAACGTCGGCACCACCCGCCTGGCGATGGCCGACCTGCGTCGGATCGTCACCGACCTCGGGCACGACGACGTCAAGACGTACCTGCAGAGCGGCAACGTGGCCTTCGGCAGCACCGTGCGCGACGCGGAGAAGCTGGCCGCCGGGATCGAGCGGGCGCTCGCCGACGAGCTGGCGTTGACCGTGCCGGTGTTGGTGCGCAGCGGCCGGGAGTTGGCGGCGGTGGCCGGCGGCAACCCGTTCGTCGACCGGGAGGACGACCCGAAGCGGCTGCTGGTGGCCTTTCTGCGCACCGCGCCGACCCAGTCCACCGTGGACGGCCTCAGCGTGCCCGGCGGCGAGAACGTGTCGTTCACGGTGACCGGCCGGGAGGTCTTCCTGCACTACGTCGACGACGGCTACGGGCGGTCGAGGTTCAACAACATGTACCTGGAGAAGAAGCTCGGCGTGGTGGCCACCACGCGCAACTGGAAGTCGGTGCGGGCGCTGGCGGAGATGGCCGCCACCTGA
- a CDS encoding MBL fold metallo-hydrolase, which produces MPSLDRRRFLRDAAATTALVSAGSLAAGSATPAQAAPTPTAAPAPTAHRKGAVSFRWWGTAGWRVDIADRTVLVDPYLSRIDTGLFTGAFKTATPLTVRPDVIDPRVDRATTVLVTHTHWDHFMDVPYIAKRTGARVFGTLTAYHLGLAYGVPSTQLSPVKGGEVLDFGDHTVEVVGSLHSRNPSYSLAFPGVRVSQPAQPATIADLPEGDTLGYLLRVDGGPSVYFTGASDVAERNLTGLTPDVAMVALQNATTTGDYLPRLLAGLGYPKVVVPVHYDNFETELKNPPTVAETDRTRLNDMIAAVRRISPRTRVLVPEYETAYHF; this is translated from the coding sequence ATGCCCAGTCTCGACCGCCGCCGCTTCCTGCGCGACGCCGCCGCCACCACCGCCCTGGTCTCCGCCGGTAGCCTCGCCGCCGGCTCCGCCACCCCGGCCCAGGCCGCACCGACGCCAACCGCCGCGCCCGCGCCGACCGCCCATCGTAAAGGCGCGGTCAGTTTCCGCTGGTGGGGTACGGCCGGCTGGCGCGTCGACATCGCCGACCGGACCGTCCTCGTCGACCCGTACCTCAGCCGGATCGACACCGGGCTGTTCACCGGCGCGTTCAAGACGGCCACCCCGTTGACCGTGCGGCCCGACGTGATCGATCCGCGCGTCGACCGGGCCACCACGGTGCTGGTCACGCACACCCACTGGGACCACTTCATGGACGTGCCGTACATCGCCAAGCGCACCGGCGCGCGGGTGTTCGGCACACTGACCGCGTACCACCTGGGGTTGGCCTACGGGGTGCCGTCGACGCAGCTCAGCCCGGTGAAGGGTGGGGAGGTGCTGGACTTCGGCGACCACACCGTCGAGGTGGTCGGCTCGCTGCACAGCCGCAACCCCTCGTACTCCCTGGCCTTTCCGGGCGTGCGGGTGAGTCAGCCGGCGCAGCCGGCGACCATCGCGGACCTGCCGGAGGGTGACACGCTGGGCTACCTGCTACGGGTCGACGGTGGCCCGTCGGTGTACTTCACCGGGGCCAGTGACGTCGCCGAGCGGAACCTCACCGGGCTGACGCCCGACGTGGCGATGGTGGCCCTGCAGAACGCCACCACCACCGGCGACTACCTGCCCCGGCTGCTGGCCGGCCTCGGCTACCCGAAGGTCGTGGTGCCGGTGCACTACGACAACTTCGAGACGGAGCTGAAGAACCCGCCGACGGTCGCCGAGACCGACCGCACCCGGTTGAACGACATGATCGCGGCGGTGCGCCGGATCTCGCCGCGTACGCGGGTGCTGGTGCCCGAGTACGAGACCGCGTACCACTTCTGA
- a CDS encoding aldo/keto reductase — MANTIPDISLNDGTTIPQLGFGVFQIEPKDTVAAVTTALEVGYRHIDTAEMYGNEAEVGEAVRVSGLDRGAVYVTSKLNNGFHRPDDARKAFDSTLAALKMDYIDLFLIHWPLPTLYDGDFVSTWKVLEEFQRDGRARSIGVSNFQVSHLRRLADEASVVPAVNQIEAHPYFGNDEVRAYGREHNILTEAWSPIAQGKVLDDPTVVDIAGQLNRTPAQVVLRWHVQRGDIIFPKSTTPKRIEENTRIFDFELDDAAMERITELNKGEAGRQGPNPDTFAYVPR, encoded by the coding sequence ATGGCCAACACGATTCCCGACATCAGCCTGAACGACGGCACCACCATTCCGCAGCTCGGCTTCGGGGTGTTCCAGATCGAGCCGAAGGACACCGTCGCGGCGGTGACCACGGCGCTTGAGGTCGGCTACCGGCACATCGACACCGCCGAGATGTACGGCAACGAGGCCGAGGTCGGCGAGGCGGTACGCGTGTCCGGCCTCGACCGGGGCGCGGTCTACGTGACCAGCAAGTTGAACAACGGCTTCCACCGCCCCGACGACGCCCGCAAGGCGTTCGACTCGACGCTCGCGGCGCTGAAGATGGACTACATCGACCTGTTCCTGATCCACTGGCCGCTGCCGACCCTGTACGACGGCGACTTCGTCTCGACCTGGAAGGTGCTGGAGGAGTTCCAGCGCGACGGCCGCGCCCGTTCCATCGGCGTGTCGAACTTCCAGGTGTCGCACCTGCGGCGGCTGGCCGACGAGGCGAGCGTCGTGCCGGCGGTGAACCAGATCGAGGCGCACCCGTACTTTGGTAACGACGAGGTCCGCGCCTACGGCCGCGAGCACAACATCCTCACCGAGGCGTGGTCACCCATCGCGCAGGGCAAGGTGCTGGACGACCCGACTGTGGTCGACATCGCCGGGCAGCTCAACCGGACCCCGGCGCAGGTGGTGCTCCGCTGGCACGTGCAGCGCGGCGACATCATCTTCCCGAAGTCGACCACCCCGAAGCGGATCGAGGAGAACACTCGGATCTTCGACTTCGAGCTGGACGACGCGGCGATGGAGCGGATCACTGAGCTGAACAAGGGCGAGGCCGGGCGGCAGGGTCCGAACCCGGACACCTTCGCCTACGTCCCCCGCTGA
- a CDS encoding SDR family oxidoreductase — protein sequence MTNMTALITGANKGIGFATARQLGGLGMTVLVGARDVERGRAAERELRDGGADARFVPLDVTDAESVAAAAKLVEAEYGRLDVLVNNAGIVLGDGARALPSDTTVATLRRVYETNVFGVAAVTNALLPLLRRAPAARIVNVSSEVGSIAVMTDPDGALFGLTSVPYPSSKAALNMLTAMYAKELRDTPIKVNAANPGYCATDLNGNNGFRTPEQGAEVSVHLATLPADGPSGLLWGFQMDAGGGYGVLPW from the coding sequence ATGACGAACATGACCGCCCTGATCACCGGGGCCAACAAGGGGATCGGATTCGCCACCGCCCGACAGCTCGGCGGACTCGGGATGACAGTGCTGGTGGGCGCGCGGGACGTCGAGCGGGGCCGGGCAGCGGAACGGGAGCTGCGTGACGGCGGCGCGGACGCCCGGTTCGTGCCGCTGGACGTGACCGACGCCGAGTCGGTGGCCGCCGCCGCGAAGCTGGTGGAGGCGGAGTATGGCCGGCTGGACGTGCTGGTCAACAACGCCGGCATCGTGCTCGGCGACGGTGCGCGGGCGCTGCCCAGCGACACGACCGTGGCGACGCTGCGCCGGGTTTACGAGACGAACGTGTTCGGGGTGGCGGCGGTGACCAACGCGCTGCTGCCGTTGCTGCGCCGGGCACCGGCGGCACGGATCGTCAACGTCTCCAGCGAGGTCGGGTCGATCGCGGTGATGACCGACCCGGACGGTGCGCTGTTCGGGCTGACGTCCGTGCCGTACCCGTCGTCGAAGGCGGCGCTGAACATGCTCACCGCGATGTACGCCAAGGAGCTGCGGGACACTCCGATCAAGGTGAACGCGGCGAACCCGGGCTACTGCGCCACGGACCTCAACGGCAACAACGGCTTCCGCACGCCCGAGCAGGGTGCCGAGGTGAGCGTGCACCTGGCGACGCTGCCCGCCGACGGGCCGAGCGGGTTGCTCTGGGGCTTCCAGATGGACGCCGGCGGTGGGTACGGCGTGCTGCCCTGGTGA
- a CDS encoding sensor histidine kinase, with protein MTALLLSRRLRPVDLYTVDAVLAVAVGGLLCPYAALESPLHGGVREPLWVSVLVGMALGLPLAVRRRWPVAVAVAISSVTTGALVTGVIPNFAAAAPAFAIGLSFYTVAVSMATRRSLLCAAGCLALVSVALVLTAGDLWSRTGAVVYAAVMIAPAWVIGWLLRERRALAARQSKHLVRQAAAEERLRVARELHDVVAHTLSLIVVKAAVANHVAEADPREAGAALRVIEETGRNALTDVRRVLGVLRDGTPYAPTPGLDELPVLAQQAAIGGVDVRLDVRREEPAGAVPESVGLAVYRIVQEAVTNVVKHAAPAACRATVTVTPTEVRVEVTDDGRRPVLPGGEGHGLTGMRERVALHGGEFRAGPRSDGGFAVTASLPYRVAA; from the coding sequence GTGACCGCACTCCTGCTGTCCCGGCGGCTGCGGCCGGTGGATCTGTACACCGTGGACGCGGTGCTGGCAGTGGCGGTCGGCGGGCTGCTCTGCCCGTACGCGGCGCTGGAGTCGCCGCTGCACGGTGGCGTACGCGAGCCGCTCTGGGTATCCGTGCTCGTCGGGATGGCCCTCGGGCTGCCATTGGCGGTGCGCCGACGGTGGCCGGTGGCGGTGGCCGTCGCGATCAGCTCCGTCACCACCGGGGCATTGGTCACCGGCGTGATTCCCAACTTTGCCGCCGCGGCGCCGGCGTTCGCCATCGGCCTGTCCTTCTACACGGTGGCCGTGTCGATGGCCACGCGCCGGTCGCTGCTCTGCGCCGCCGGTTGTCTCGCTCTGGTGAGCGTCGCCCTGGTGCTGACGGCGGGCGACCTGTGGTCGAGGACCGGTGCCGTCGTCTACGCCGCCGTCATGATCGCGCCCGCCTGGGTGATCGGCTGGCTGCTCCGCGAGCGACGTGCCCTCGCCGCCCGGCAGAGCAAGCACCTGGTCCGCCAAGCGGCCGCCGAGGAGCGGTTACGGGTGGCCCGCGAGCTGCACGACGTGGTCGCGCACACGCTGAGCCTCATCGTGGTGAAGGCGGCCGTCGCCAACCACGTCGCCGAGGCCGACCCCCGTGAGGCGGGGGCCGCCCTGCGGGTGATCGAGGAGACCGGCCGCAACGCGCTGACCGACGTCCGTCGGGTGCTCGGCGTACTGCGCGACGGCACCCCGTACGCCCCGACGCCCGGGCTGGACGAGTTGCCCGTGCTCGCCCAGCAGGCGGCGATCGGCGGTGTCGACGTCCGGCTCGACGTCCGGCGGGAAGAACCGGCCGGCGCGGTCCCGGAGTCGGTGGGCCTCGCGGTGTACCGGATCGTGCAGGAGGCGGTGACCAACGTGGTGAAGCACGCGGCGCCGGCCGCCTGCCGGGCCACGGTGACCGTCACGCCGACCGAGGTGCGGGTGGAGGTGACCGACGACGGCCGGCGTCCGGTCCTGCCTGGCGGGGAGGGACACGGGTTGACCGGCATGCGGGAACGGGTGGCATTGCACGGCGGGGAGTTCCGCGCCGGGCCACGCTCCGACGGCGGCTTCGCGGTGACAGCCAGCCTGCCCTACCGGGTGGCCGCGTGA
- a CDS encoding serine hydrolase, with protein sequence MDVGERIEAIFAAAGVTASLHVVDLDAVDLSTGPSDEPTGGAREVGVRADEQVVIASIFKILLVLEFARQVEAGQLDPTERVLVTADDRLGGWGLAGCTDDAEVSLRDLAYFAMSVTDNTAADLLLRRVGPDLLPMLAAELGLTRTRVLGGPRELVEMMLADVGARTEGEFARIFPTLPADRIRAMRVFDPAHTSSSTAREITRLLTLIWRDEAGPAAACAMVRTWMAQQIFWTRLAAGFPPGVRVSGKTGTLPGLHLEAGVAEYPDGGRYAIAVFARADELAPRRIDVDLAMGDAARTAVEALRGD encoded by the coding sequence GTGGACGTGGGGGAGCGCATCGAGGCCATCTTCGCCGCGGCCGGGGTGACGGCGAGCCTGCACGTCGTCGACCTGGACGCCGTGGACCTGAGCACCGGACCGAGTGACGAGCCGACCGGCGGCGCTCGGGAGGTCGGCGTGCGGGCCGATGAGCAGGTGGTGATCGCCTCGATCTTCAAGATCCTGCTGGTGCTGGAGTTCGCCCGGCAGGTCGAGGCCGGTCAGCTGGACCCGACCGAACGGGTCCTGGTCACCGCCGACGACCGGCTCGGCGGGTGGGGCCTGGCCGGCTGCACCGACGACGCCGAGGTGTCGCTGCGCGACCTCGCGTACTTCGCCATGTCGGTCACCGACAACACGGCCGCCGACCTGCTGCTGCGCCGGGTCGGCCCGGACCTGCTGCCGATGCTCGCCGCCGAGCTGGGGCTGACCCGCACCCGCGTCCTCGGCGGTCCTCGGGAGCTGGTCGAGATGATGCTCGCCGACGTGGGCGCGCGGACCGAGGGGGAGTTCGCCCGGATCTTCCCCACGCTGCCGGCGGACCGGATCCGGGCGATGCGGGTCTTCGATCCCGCGCACACCTCGTCCAGCACGGCCCGGGAGATCACCCGCCTGCTCACGCTGATCTGGCGGGACGAGGCCGGGCCGGCGGCGGCCTGCGCGATGGTCCGTACCTGGATGGCCCAGCAGATCTTCTGGACCCGGCTGGCCGCCGGTTTCCCGCCCGGCGTCCGGGTCTCCGGCAAGACCGGCACCCTGCCCGGGCTGCACCTGGAGGCCGGGGTCGCCGAATACCCCGATGGTGGCCGGTACGCCATCGCCGTCTTCGCCCGTGCCGACGAGTTGGCCCCACGCCGGATCGACGTGGACCTGGCGATGGGCGACGCCGCCCGAACGGCCGTCGAGGCGCTGCGCGGCGACTGA
- a CDS encoding aldo/keto reductase — MRYRTIGADPATRREVSVLSLGAMLFGSATDEATSYAILDRYVEAGGTFIDTSDNYAFWVDGGQGGQSEELLGRWRRSRGVGAEIVIATKLGARPLAPGTSYLDNAEGLSAKVIRESAERSRERLGVERLDLLYAHIEDRTVPLQETVEGFAELVAEGTVGLLGASNHRAWRVERARALAAAAGLPGYEVLQYHRSYLPNRTDLISELDPDGEPGGVSGDLLSYLRAEPELTLVAYSPLLKGAFTRADKPLSSAYDLPSAPRRLAALREVAGQSGATVNQVVLAWLLGGELPSIPLVGASSVAQLEESLAAVDLELTAEQRHRLDTTW, encoded by the coding sequence ATGCGGTACCGCACGATCGGCGCTGACCCGGCGACCCGGCGCGAGGTCAGCGTGCTCAGCCTCGGCGCGATGCTCTTCGGTAGCGCCACCGACGAGGCCACCTCGTACGCGATCCTCGACCGGTACGTCGAGGCTGGTGGCACGTTCATCGACACGTCGGACAACTACGCGTTCTGGGTGGACGGCGGGCAGGGCGGGCAGAGCGAGGAACTGCTCGGCCGGTGGCGGCGCAGCCGGGGCGTCGGTGCCGAGATCGTCATCGCCACCAAGCTGGGCGCTCGACCGCTGGCCCCGGGGACCAGCTACCTGGACAACGCCGAGGGGCTTTCCGCCAAGGTGATCCGCGAGTCCGCGGAGCGCAGCCGGGAACGGCTCGGGGTGGAGCGACTGGACCTGCTCTACGCACACATCGAGGACCGGACCGTGCCGCTCCAGGAGACCGTGGAGGGCTTCGCCGAACTGGTCGCCGAGGGCACGGTGGGTCTGCTGGGTGCCAGCAACCACCGGGCCTGGCGGGTGGAGCGGGCCCGCGCGTTGGCCGCCGCCGCCGGCCTGCCGGGGTACGAGGTGCTCCAGTACCACCGCAGTTACCTGCCGAACCGCACCGACCTGATCAGCGAACTGGACCCGGACGGCGAGCCGGGCGGCGTCAGCGGCGACCTGCTCAGTTACCTGCGTGCCGAGCCCGAGCTGACCCTGGTGGCGTACTCGCCGCTGCTCAAGGGGGCGTTCACCCGGGCGGACAAGCCGCTCAGCTCGGCGTACGACCTGCCGAGCGCGCCCCGGCGACTGGCCGCGCTGCGGGAGGTGGCCGGGCAGAGTGGCGCGACGGTCAACCAGGTGGTGCTCGCCTGGCTGCTGGGCGGTGAGCTGCCGTCCATCCCGCTGGTGGGCGCCTCGTCGGTGGCGCAACTGGAGGAGAGCCTGGCAGCGGTCGACCTGGAGCTGACCGCCGAGCAGCGGCACCGCCTCGACACCACCTGGTGA
- a CDS encoding NADPH-dependent FMN reductase, with product MTPLRIAVIIGSTREGRVGDRVAGWFIDQAARHDDLAVTVVDLTEYDFPASYPAEPTASIRAFVREVGRADAFVVVTPEYNHSFPAPLKQAIDYAYDEWQAKPVGFVSYGCRSTGLHAVHQLRTVFTALHAMTVRDVVGIDLLAGEPTPQCTDELRRDASVLLDQLRWWGLALRDARAARPYVS from the coding sequence ATGACACCGCTCAGGATCGCCGTGATCATCGGCAGCACCCGGGAGGGGCGGGTCGGCGACCGCGTCGCCGGCTGGTTCATCGATCAGGCCGCGCGGCACGACGACCTGGCGGTGACGGTCGTTGACCTGACCGAGTACGACTTCCCGGCCAGCTATCCCGCCGAGCCGACCGCGTCCATCCGGGCGTTCGTGCGTGAGGTGGGCCGGGCGGACGCGTTCGTCGTGGTCACCCCCGAGTACAACCACAGCTTCCCGGCACCCTTGAAACAAGCCATCGACTACGCGTACGACGAGTGGCAGGCCAAACCGGTCGGCTTCGTGTCGTACGGCTGTCGTTCCACCGGCCTGCACGCGGTCCACCAGCTGCGCACCGTCTTCACCGCGCTGCACGCGATGACGGTGCGCGACGTCGTCGGGATCGACCTGCTCGCCGGCGAGCCGACACCGCAGTGCACCGACGAGCTGCGCCGGGACGCCAGCGTCCTGCTCGACCAGCTCCGCTGGTGGGGTCTGGCCCTGCGCGACGCCCGGGCGGCTCGACCGTACGTCTCCTGA
- a CDS encoding LysR family transcriptional regulator encodes MDLLRHLRHFVVVAHELHFGRAAELLGMAQPPLSQSIQRLERELTVELFDRSRRQVRLTTAGELLLGEAEELLAGEGRLRNLMGQIRAGELGVLRAGVPPETPAVTLRALLDGLTTRAPGLDVELHELTTAEQVRMLGERTLDVGLVHHPVAADGLRFGAPVDVPLGVLLPRTSPLARDREVTLAALAGLDLVAAPRATATGWHDHLLAVCRQHGWRPARVRPARNPEFLFGLVLAGGAVAVEPATVARREPRMAWRPIAGAPLAKRTSAAWPDRSAHPAASMFGQLAAEVLADAEPVSPAPADTSVPAARPWPVLFDTTG; translated from the coding sequence GTGGACCTGCTCCGGCACCTGCGGCACTTCGTGGTGGTCGCACACGAGCTGCACTTCGGGCGGGCCGCGGAGCTGCTCGGGATGGCCCAGCCGCCCCTGAGCCAGTCGATCCAACGGCTGGAACGGGAGCTGACGGTCGAGCTGTTCGACCGGTCCCGCCGCCAGGTACGCCTCACCACCGCCGGTGAGCTGCTGCTCGGCGAGGCGGAGGAACTGCTCGCCGGTGAGGGTCGGCTCCGCAACCTGATGGGGCAGATCCGCGCTGGTGAGCTCGGCGTACTCCGGGCCGGGGTGCCGCCGGAGACGCCCGCGGTGACGCTGCGCGCGCTGCTGGACGGGCTCACCACCCGGGCACCCGGCCTGGACGTGGAGTTGCACGAGCTGACCACCGCCGAGCAGGTGCGGATGCTCGGCGAACGGACCCTGGACGTGGGGCTGGTGCATCACCCGGTGGCGGCGGACGGGCTGCGCTTCGGCGCCCCGGTCGACGTACCCCTGGGGGTGCTGCTGCCGCGCACCTCGCCGCTGGCCCGCGACCGTGAGGTGACGCTCGCGGCGCTGGCCGGTCTGGATCTGGTGGCCGCGCCCCGGGCCACCGCGACCGGCTGGCACGACCACCTGCTGGCGGTGTGCCGACAGCACGGTTGGCGCCCGGCGCGGGTACGTCCGGCCCGAAACCCGGAATTCCTCTTCGGGCTGGTGCTGGCCGGTGGCGCGGTGGCCGTGGAACCGGCGACGGTGGCACGACGGGAACCTCGGATGGCCTGGCGACCGATCGCCGGCGCACCACTGGCCAAGCGCACCTCGGCGGCCTGGCCGGACCGCTCGGCACACCCCGCGGCGTCGATGTTCGGGCAGCTCGCCGCCGAGGTGCTGGCCGACGCCGAGCCCGTTTCGCCCGCGCCGGCCGACACGTCGGTGCCGGCGGCACGGCCCTGGCCGGTGCTGTTCGACACGACCGGGTGA
- a CDS encoding ABC transporter ATP-binding protein, whose protein sequence is MTTHTVTLAGLRAVYGTGTRRVTALDGVTTSFASGTFTAVMGPSGSGKSTLLHCAAGLDRPTEGIVTIDGTRLDDLGEDELTRLRRDRIGFVFQAFNLVSTLTAAQNVELPLRLAGRRPPAQDVAAALDAVGLADRAGHRPSELSGGEQQRVAVARALITRPAVVFADEPTGALDSAASRQVLRLLRGLVDDHGQTVVMVTHDPAAAAYADRVLLLADGRVVDELDGGITATAVAARIAERETVAAKTTAEQSC, encoded by the coding sequence ATGACCACACACACGGTGACCCTGGCGGGGCTGCGCGCGGTGTACGGCACCGGAACCCGGCGGGTGACGGCGCTCGACGGCGTGACCACCAGCTTCGCGAGCGGCACGTTCACGGCGGTGATGGGCCCATCGGGGTCGGGAAAGTCCACCCTGCTGCACTGCGCGGCGGGGCTGGACCGCCCGACCGAGGGGATCGTCACGATCGACGGCACCCGCCTCGACGACCTCGGCGAGGACGAGCTGACCCGGCTGCGGCGCGACCGCATCGGCTTCGTGTTCCAGGCGTTCAACCTGGTGTCCACGCTGACCGCCGCGCAGAACGTCGAGTTGCCGCTGCGCCTGGCCGGCCGCCGTCCGCCGGCCCAGGACGTCGCCGCCGCGCTCGACGCCGTGGGACTGGCCGACCGGGCCGGGCACCGGCCGAGTGAGCTGTCCGGCGGCGAGCAGCAGCGCGTCGCCGTGGCCCGAGCGTTGATCACCCGTCCGGCGGTGGTCTTCGCCGACGAGCCGACCGGGGCGCTGGACAGCGCGGCGTCCCGACAGGTGCTCCGACTGCTGCGCGGGCTCGTCGACGACCACGGGCAGACCGTCGTGATGGTGACCCACGATCCCGCCGCCGCCGCGTACGCCGATCGGGTCCTCCTGCTCGCCGACGGCCGCGTCGTCGACGAGTTGGACGGCGGGATCACCGCCACAGCCGTCGCCGCACGGATCGCCGAGCGGGAGACGGTCGCGGCGAAGACGACCGCGGAGCAATCGTGCTGA
- a CDS encoding GNAT family N-acetyltransferase codes for MAQVGIEPWHEDDLDLLRQLNSPDTRKHTGGPETDEQVLARHDRYVHFAETGQGCMFTLVLADGARAGSVGYWAREWREQPVYELGWAVLPAYRGQGLATVAVRAVVDVLRARQDRRYAHAYPSVDNPASNAVCRKAGFTLLGETDFEYPPGQLMRANDWQLDLTAPPTGG; via the coding sequence ATGGCACAGGTAGGCATCGAACCGTGGCACGAGGACGACCTCGACCTGCTGCGGCAGCTCAACTCACCGGACACTCGCAAGCACACCGGCGGCCCGGAGACCGACGAGCAGGTGCTCGCCCGGCACGACCGGTATGTGCACTTCGCCGAGACCGGCCAGGGTTGCATGTTCACGCTGGTGCTGGCGGACGGCGCACGGGCGGGCAGCGTCGGCTACTGGGCACGTGAGTGGCGCGAGCAACCGGTGTACGAGCTGGGCTGGGCGGTGCTGCCCGCGTACCGGGGGCAGGGGCTGGCCACCGTCGCGGTGCGTGCGGTCGTCGACGTGTTGCGCGCTCGGCAGGACCGGCGCTACGCCCACGCCTACCCCTCGGTCGACAATCCCGCCTCGAACGCGGTCTGCCGCAAGGCCGGCTTCACCCTGCTCGGCGAGACGGATTTCGAATACCCGCCGGGGCAGCTGATGCGCGCCAACGACTGGCAGCTCGACCTGACCGCCCCGCCGACCGGGGGCTGA
- a CDS encoding helix-turn-helix transcriptional regulator yields the protein MTSSGLRRDELAAFLRTRRARLRPAEVGLPEGERRRTPGLRRQEVAQLAGMSIDYYIRLEQGRSPHPSRQVLASMARALLLSGDEREYLFRLAGENPPPTRGPSREVPPGLRHLLDAMTETPAYLVDAAYQVLAWNHLSTYFMGNLAAVPAADRNMIRWTFRQPMTSGHWNDAETRRFVRSTVADLRAAYGRYPADPAIRELVTELLGTSPRFAQLWAEHDVEERRPVVKRVPHPDLGPLEFECRVLLVPETDQRMIVYVPEPGSPTQAAFRRIAERVPTERA from the coding sequence ATGACGAGCAGCGGCCTGCGGCGTGACGAACTGGCGGCGTTCCTGCGCACCCGCCGGGCCCGGCTGCGCCCCGCCGAGGTCGGGCTCCCCGAGGGTGAACGCCGACGCACCCCCGGGCTGCGCCGTCAGGAGGTGGCCCAGCTCGCCGGGATGTCGATCGACTACTACATCCGTCTGGAGCAGGGGCGCAGCCCGCACCCGTCCCGGCAGGTGCTCGCCTCGATGGCCCGGGCGCTGCTGCTGAGCGGGGACGAGCGCGAGTACCTGTTCCGGCTCGCCGGGGAGAACCCGCCCCCGACCCGGGGGCCGAGCCGGGAGGTGCCACCCGGCCTGCGGCACCTGCTCGACGCGATGACCGAAACTCCGGCGTACCTCGTCGACGCCGCCTACCAGGTGCTGGCCTGGAACCACCTGTCCACGTACTTCATGGGGAACCTCGCGGCCGTGCCCGCCGCGGACCGCAACATGATCCGCTGGACGTTTCGGCAGCCGATGACCAGCGGCCACTGGAACGACGCCGAAACACGCCGGTTCGTTCGCAGCACGGTCGCGGATCTGCGGGCCGCCTACGGCCGCTACCCGGCCGACCCGGCGATCCGCGAGCTGGTCACCGAACTGCTCGGCACCTCGCCCCGGTTCGCCCAGCTCTGGGCCGAGCACGACGTCGAGGAACGCCGTCCCGTCGTCAAACGGGTGCCGCACCCCGACCTGGGGCCGTTGGAGTTCGAGTGCCGGGTGCTGTTGGTACCAGAGACCGACCAGCGGATGATCGTCTATGTCCCCGAGCCCGGCTCGCCGACCCAGGCGGCGTTCCGCCGGATCGCCGAGCGAGTCCCCACCGAAAGAGCGTGA
- a CDS encoding response regulator encodes MIRVLIADDQALLRGSFRLLVDLTPDFTTVGEAGTGVEAVALTGQHRPDVVLMDVRMPEMDGIEATRRICADPATAGTRVIILTTFDLDEYVYGALRAGASGFLLKDTPPADLLAGIRVVAAGEGLLAPTVTRRLIDEFARRPEPTRPLPRHLDGVTEREREVLGLIARGLSNAELAAHLSLSPTTVKTHVGRLLTKLAVRDRAQLVIVAYETGLVGPGGSRPAAIG; translated from the coding sequence GTGATCCGCGTACTGATCGCCGACGACCAGGCGCTGCTGCGCGGCAGCTTCCGACTGCTGGTCGATCTGACCCCGGACTTCACCACCGTCGGCGAGGCGGGCACCGGCGTGGAGGCCGTCGCGTTGACCGGACAGCACCGGCCGGATGTCGTGCTGATGGACGTACGGATGCCGGAGATGGACGGCATCGAGGCGACCCGACGGATCTGCGCCGACCCGGCGACGGCCGGCACGCGGGTCATCATCCTGACCACGTTCGACCTGGACGAGTACGTCTACGGGGCGCTGCGGGCCGGAGCCAGCGGCTTCCTGCTCAAGGACACCCCACCAGCGGACCTGCTGGCCGGGATCCGGGTGGTCGCCGCGGGCGAGGGGCTGCTCGCGCCGACGGTGACCCGCCGGCTGATCGACGAGTTCGCCCGGCGGCCGGAGCCGACGCGACCGCTGCCCCGACACCTTGACGGGGTGACCGAGCGGGAACGGGAGGTGCTCGGCCTGATCGCCCGGGGCCTGTCCAACGCGGAGTTGGCCGCGCACCTCAGCCTCAGCCCGACCACGGTCAAGACGCACGTCGGGCGGCTGTTGACCAAGCTGGCGGTCCGCGATCGGGCACAACTGGTCATCGTCGCCTACGAAACGGGCCTGGTGGGTCCCGGCGGGTCGAGGCCGGCCGCCATAGGCTGA